A stretch of DNA from Micromonospora peucetia:
CCGTTCTCCTGCCGATGGGGGTCCCGCCGGCGGCGTCGCGGGCGGAGGCTCACATTGTCCCGCCGCCGTACCGGTCAGCGGGCAGCGGGAGTCATCCAGCGATCCCGATCCATGCGGGGGATTGTCGGCGTCGATGCGTTCTGTCATTCTCCAGCGTGGATGCCGCCAGTGACGGTCGCCGATCCAGAGGGCCGTGCCGTGGTGGCGCCTTCATCTGCCGGAGGGACGCTCGTGAAGCGTAGACGCCGCCATCTGCTCGCAGGACTGGCGGTCGGTGCCCTGGTGGTATCGACCGGTCTCGTCGGAATCCACTTCGCCGGCGCCGAGGTGCCGGTCCCCGCCGCCGCGGCCGGCGACGGGGAGATGCCGGGGGCGCTCGGCGCCCACATGGAGCGGCTGCGCCAGGCCGTGCCGGGCAGCGACGGCATGTCGCCGGACGGGCCCGGCAACGCCGCGCAGCAGGAGTTCCTGGAGCGTGCCTACCCGGCCAACACGATCAGCATCGCCCAGATCGACCGGTCCAAGTCGGCGTACTCGGCTGCCGAGCGGCGCGCCGGCGGTAGCCGTGGCTGGACCAACATCGGCCCCAGCGAGGCGCTCTACCCGTTCACCGAGTTCCGCAACGCCTCGAACTACGTGCCGAACGCGTACGTGGCGGGTGGCCGGGTGACCTCCATCGACATCGCGCCGGACTGCAACGCCCTGCTCTGCCGGGCGTACGTCACGCCGGCCGGCGGCGGCGTCTGGGGCACCCTGAACGTCCTCGCCGCCGAGCCGAAGTGGTTCTACCTGGGCGGGCCGCTGGGCATCAACGCGGCCGGCTCGGTCAAGATCGACCGTAACGACAAGACCGGCCTGACCATCTACGTCGGCACCGGCGAGGCGAACACCTGCGCCTCCGGCTGCGTCGCCGGCGTCGGCCTGTACAAGTCGACCAACGGCGGCGTCACCTGGAAGGGCCCGCTCGGCAAGGACGCCCTCGCCGGCAAGGGCATCGGCGAGATCACCATCAAGCCCGGCGACCCGAGGACGCTCTACGTCGCCACCACCACCGCCCTGCGCGGCATGTCCGGCGCCTGCTGCACCGGCGTCACCCGGCCGGTGCCCGACGCCGAGAAGTGGGGCCTCTACAAGTCCACCGACGGCGGCGCGAACTGGCGGTTCATCCACAACGGCTCGGCCGACGCGACCCAGTGCACCGGCAGCGCCGCCGAATACGGCAACACCACCACCTGCTCGCCGCGCGGCGTGCGCTACGTCAAGCTCGACCCGCGTGACGCGAACACCGTCTACGCCTCCTCGTACGCCCGAGGGGTCTGGCGCTCCGCGGACGGCGGCGCCACCTGGACGCAGATCAAGCCCTCACTGAACCCGGCCGTCTTCCAGACCCGGGCCGCGATCGACGTGACCGCCCTGCCCAACGGCAAGACCCGGATGTACGTCTACGAGGGCAACCTCGGCAACCCGTACTCGCGGCTGTTGCGCAGCGACGACGTGGCCGGCGGCGTCCCCGCGTTCACCGACCTGAGCAGCGCCAACCCGGCCGACCCGGGGTACGCCACCTACAACCAGTGCACCGGCCAGTGCTGGTACGACGTGTTCGTGCACACCCCGGCCGGGCACCCGGACATCGTCTACACCGGCGGCTCGTACGTCTACGGCGAGACCGTCGCCCACAAGCGGGCGGTGGTCCTGTCCACCGACGCCGGCGTCAGCGGCACCGACATGACCTTCGACGGCACCGACGAGGTGCACCCCAACGGCCTGCACCCCGACCAGCACGCCCTGGTCACCAACCCGCGCAACCCGTACCAGTTCTTCGAGGCCAACGACGGCGGCGTGATGCGCTCCAGCGGCCAGTTCGTGGACCGGTCGGCCTGGTGCGACAACCCGGACCGCAACCTCGCCACCGACGCCCAGAAGAACCGCTGCCGGCAGATGCTGTCGAGGATCCCGTCGAAGCTGGACGGCATCAACAACGGCATGAACACGTTGCAGTTCATCAGCCTGTCGGCCAGCCCGCACGACCACCGCCTGCTCCAGGGCGGCACCCAGGACAACGGCACCTGGGAGAACAAGGGCGAGCGTCGGCGCTGGGTCAACACGATGATCGGTGACGGCGGCGCGTCCGGCTTCGACGTCGGCAGGCCGGAGTTCCGCTTCCACACCTTCTACGACGCCTCGCCCGAGGTGAACTTCAACAACGGTGACGTCGGCAGTTGGATCTCGATCTCCGACCCGGTCTTCGGACAGCCGGGCACCCTGTTCTACGCCCCGGTGATGAGTGACCCGAAGGTGAGCGGCACGATCTTCGCCGGCACCGCGCGCACCGTCTACCGGACGAAGACCTTCGGCCTGGGCGACCGGAGCCTGGCCGAGGCCGACCGGATCTGCAACACCTGGACCGGCACCTTCGAGGCGCAGTGCGGCGACTTCGCCCCGCTGGGCACGGTCAACCTGACCGACGCCGGGTGGGGCGACCGGGCCGGCGGCGCCGTCTCGGTCATCGAGCGGGTCGGCACCGACTCGGCCACGGCGTACGCGGCCACCAGCACCGGCCGGGTGTTCGTGTCCCGCAACGTCGACGCCGAGCCGGCGTCGGCGGTCACCTGGACGCGGATCGACACCGCCGCCACGCCGAACCGCTTCGTCACCGGCATCCACGTCGACCCGGCCGACCCGGCCCGGGCGTGGGTCTCCTACAGCGGGTTCAACTCGAACACCCCCGCCACCCTCGGGCACGCGTTCGAGGTGAAGCTGGCCGGCGCCGGCACGACCTGGACCGACCGGTCGTACGACTTCGGCGACCAGCCGATCACCGACCTGGTCCGCGACGACGTCACCGGCGACCTGTACGCGGCCACCGACTTCGGCGTGCTGCGGCTGGCCAGGGGCGCCACCAGTTGGGTCAAGGCGGCCCGTGGCATGCCGAACGTGGAGGTCGCCGGCCTGACCATCGTGCCGGGCGAGCGGGTGCTCTACGCCGCCTCGCACGGACTCGGCGCCTGGCAGCTCACCCTCTGAGGCAGGCGACCATCGGCGACAACCGGGTGCGGGGCCGTGTGCGCGGCCCCGCACCGCTGCCCGAGGCGGCCGGCCGGGTCTGGCGTACCCTCGGCGCGGCCTTCGTCCTGCTCGTCTTCGTCCCGCCGTTGCTGCTGCTGGTCTCCGGTTCGTTCACCGAGCCGGGACTGCCGCCACCGCCCACCCCGCAGCTCGTGCCGGAGCCGGTGTCCACCACCGGCTACGAGCAGGCCGTCGAGCTGGGCGGGCTGCTGCGCGCCTCGCTCAACTCGGTCCTGGTCGCCCTGGTCGCGGTGCCGTTGAGCGTGCTCGTCGCCTCCCTGGCCGGTTTCGCGCTGGCCCGGGTGGCCCCGCGCGTCACCGGCGTCGTCGCGGCGGCCTCCCTGGTCGCGCTGATGGTGCCGGCCACGGCGCTGCTGGTGCCCCGCTTCGCGATCTTCCGGATGCTCGGCCTGACCGACACCCTGGTGCCACTGGTCGCCCCGGCGCTGCTGGGCACTTCGCCGCTCTACGTCCTGGTCTACTACCTGGCGTTCCGGGCGCTGCCGGCGGAGCTCTACGACGCCTGCCTGGTGGAGGACCTCTCACCGGCGCGCACCTGGTGGCGGGTGGCCCTCCCGCTGGTCCGCCCGGTCACCGCCGGCCTCACCGCGCTGACTTTCGTGCTCACCTGGTCGAACTTCCTCGACCCGCTGGTCTACGTGTACGACCGCGACCTGTTCACCCTGCCGCTGGCGCTGCGCTCCCTGTCGGTGCTGGACCCGACGAACTTCCCGGTGTTCCTGGCCGGCGCGGTGCTGGCCACGGTGCCGGCGCTGGCCGTCTTCGTGCTCGCCCAGCGGCGCTTCCTCCACCACGACGACCCGACGGGACGAGACTGACGATGCGACCGGGGACGGAACCGACGATGCGACCGAAGGCGTTGCTCGCGCTGCTGCTCACCGCCGTGCTGGCCGTTGCCGGCTGCGGCTCCGGCTCCGGGTCGTCCGGCGACGGGCCGGTGCGGCTGCTGGTCTTCGGCGCCCCCGAGGAACTCGCCGCCTACCGCACCCTCGTCGAGGCGTACGAGAAGGCGCGCCCCGGCTCCGACGTGCAGCTCGTCGAGGCCAGTGACCGCAAGGACCTGTTGGCCCGGCTGGCCACCTCGGTGGCCGGCGGCGCCCCGCCGGACCTGTTCCTGATGAACTACCGCTTCTACGGCCAGTTCGCCGCCAAGGACGTCATCGAGCCGCTGGACGACCGCCTGGCCGCCTCCCAGGCCGTCGACCCGGCCGACTACTACCCGGTGGCGTGGGACGCCTTCCGGTGGAAGGACCGGCAGCTCTGCCTGCCGCAGAACGTCTCCAGCCTGGCCGTCTACTACAACCGCACCCTGTTCGCGAAGTACGGCGTGCCCGAGCCGAGGGCCGGCTGGACCTGGAACGACCTGCTCACCACCGCGACCGCGATGACCCGCGACTCCCGCGGCGTGGTCGTCAAGGCCACCGAGAGCGAGGGCGCGGCCCTGCGTCCGGCCGTGCACGGACTCGGCGTCGAGCCGTCGATCATCCGGCTCGCCCCGTTCGTCTGGTCGGCCGGCGGCGAGATCGTCGACGACCCGGCGAAGCCGACCCGGCTGACCCTGGACACCCCGGCCGCCCGGGAGGCGCTGAAGAACCTCGTCGACCTGCGGCTGGCGTACGGGGTGGTGCCCACTGACGAGGAGGTGGAGGCCGAGGACGACGAGTCGCGCTTCGCCAACGGGCGGCTGGCGATGCTGATGAGTTCCCGCCGGTCCACCACCACGTTCCGCTCGATCACCGGCTTCGAGTGGGACGTCGCGCCGCTGCCCGTCTACCGGGAGCAGGTCGGGGTGTTGCACTCCGACGCGTACTGCATGACCCGGGGCGCGAAGCGCAAGGACGCCGCGTGGCGGTTCCTGGAGTTCGCCATCGCCGAGGAGGGCCAGCGGATCATCGCGGCCACCGGCCGCACCGTCCCGTCCCACATCGGGGTCTCGCAGTCGCCGGCCTTCCTCGGGCCCGCCCAGCCGCCGCGCAGCGCGAAGGTCTTCCTCGACGCCATCCCCACCGTCCGGACGCTGCCCACCGTCTCCACCTGGCCGGAGATCGAGGACGTCACCTACGGCATCCTGGAGAACGCCATGCACCGGGGCGACCGGCTCGACGACGTCATCCGCGACCTCGACCGGCAGACCCGTCCGATCTTCGCCCGCGGTGAGCACGGGTGAGCGGGTCCGGCCTCGCCCTGGCCGGCGTCTCGGCCGCGTACCGCGGGTCGACGGTGCTGCACGAGGTGGATCTGACCGTCGCCCGGGGCGAGTTGCTGGTGGTGCTCGGCCCGTCGGGGGCCGGCAAGTCGACCGTGCTGCGGGTCGTCGCCGGCCTGGAGCCGGTCACCGCCGGCCGGATCCGCATCGCCGGCCGGGACGTCACCGCCGAACGTCCCGGCCGGCGCAACGTGTCAATGGTCTTCCAGTCGTACGCGCTCTTCCCACACCTGACCGTCGTGGAGAACATCGCCTTCGGCCTGGAGGTGCGCGACACCCCCCGCCCGGTGGCCCGGGAGCGGGCCCGGGCGGCGGCGGAGACCGTCGGCTGCGACACCCTGCTGGACCGGCGGCCCGGGCAGCTCTCCGGCGGCGAACGGCAGCGGGTGGCGCTGGCCCGGGCGTTGGTCCGCGAGCCGGACGTGTTCCTGCTCGACGAGCCGCTCTCCAACCTGGACCTGGCGCTGCGGGTGCAGATGCGCGCCGAACTGCGGGCCCTGCACGACCGGCTGGGCGCGACGATGGTGCACGTCACCCACGACCAGACCGAGGCGCTGGTGCTCGCCGACCGGATCGCCGTGCTGCGCGACGGGCGCATCGAGCAGGTCGGCACCCCCGACGAGATCTGGCGCACCCCGGCCACCACCTTCGTCGCCCGCTTCGTCGGCTCCCCGGCGATGAACCTGCTCCCCGCGCACGGACCGGTGCGGCCCACGGGCACGGCACCGCCCGGGGCGACCGTCACGGAATCCGGCCGGCTGGAGATCGGCTTCCGGCCCGAGGCGGTCACCCTGGGCCCGGCCGACGGCGCGGAGGCCAGCGTCGACCGGGTCGAGGTGGTCGGCGAGGACGCGTACGCGTACCTGACCGTCGCCGGTGGGCACTCCGTCGTCGCCCGGGTGCCCGCCGTCCGCCGACCCGAGCGTGGCGCGGCGCTACGCGTCGGCGTGCGCTGGCGCGACGTGCACGTCTTCCACTCCGGATCCGGCCGCCGGTACGCCCCGTGACGGCCACGGACCGCCGTTCGCGCCGGCAGTTGGCGCTGATGCTGGCGCCGTACCTGGTCGGTCTCGTCGGGCTGGTGCTGCTGCCCGCCGCTGTGACACTGGCGCTGGCCTTCACCGAGTACGACCTGCTGCGCCCGCCACGCTGGGTGGGGCTGGACAACTTCGCGGCGCTCCTGGCCGACCCGGTGTTCCGGGTGTCGCTGACCAACTCACTGGTCTTCGCGCTGGTGGCCGTACCGCTGCGGGTGCTCTTCGCCCTCGGCCTGGCGCTGCTGCTGCACCGGCGTGCGGTCGGCGTCGGCAGCGCCCGCACCGCGGCGGTGCTGCCGACCGCGGTGCCGGAGATCGCCTACGGGCTGCTCTGGCTGTGGCTGCTCAACCCGCTGTACGGCCCGGTCAACCAGCTGCTTCGCACCGGTGGCGAGAACGGCCTGACCGCGCTGGGACGCACCCCGCCGCAGTGGCTCACCGATCCGACCGACGCCCGCGCGGCGATCATTCTGATGAGCCTCTTCACCATCGGGGAGACCTTCGTGGTGCTGCTGGCCGCCCGCCGCGCGCTGCCCCGCGACGTCTACGAGATGGCGGCGATCGAGGACGCCACCGGCTGGGACGTGTTCCGACGGGTCACGCTGCCGCTGATGGCGCCGGTGCTCGGGCTGCTGGCGGTGCGCGACGCCATTCAGAGCCTGCACTTCTCCTTCGTGCCGGCCTTCGTGGTCACCGACGGCGGCCCGCCCCCGTACGCCACCACCTACCTGTCGCTGTTCGTCTACCGCACCGGCTTCGAGTATCTGCGCTACGGCTACGCCGCCGCCGCGACCCTGGTGATGATCCTGCTGACCGTGGCGGCGGTGCTGGTGCAGTGGCGGCTGATCCGCCGCTACCGGGCCTTCTACCGGCTGTGAGAACCCCGGTCCGGCCCCGATATTCGCGGGCACCGGTCCCGGGCGCCGTGACATGATCACGCACTGCGCCGACCGGGTGGCGGTGCGCGAGGAGGTCGGCATGGAGTTCGAGGTACGCCGGATCGGGCCGGAGTCGACCGCCGAGGCGGCTGCCGTGCTCGCCGACGCTTTCGACGGGTACCCGTGGATGGCCTGGACGGTGGCGGCCGACCGGCACCGGGAGCGGCTGGAGGCGATGTTCACCGGCACCGTCGACGCCGTCGGCCTGCCCTACGGGGACGTCTGGGCGGCGGTGGACCCCGACGGCCGCCCGGCTGCGGTGGCGGTCTGGCTGCGTCCGGACCGGCCGGTGCCGGACGAGCTCTGGGCCGGGGTCGAGGCGCGCAACGCGGAGCTGGCCGGCGACCGCTACCCGGCGATGCGGGCCGCCGAGGCGGCCTGCGCCTCGCTGCGCTCGGCCGAGCCGGCGTTCCTGCTCGCCACCGTCGGCGTGCGCCGCGCCGACCAGGGGCGAGGGCTGGGCGCCCGGGTGCTGGGGCCCGGCCTGGTCGAGGCGGACCGCGCCGGCCTGCCGGCGGTGCTGGAGACGACGTCGGAGCCGAACGTGCGGTTCTACCGGCGGCTTGGTTTCGCGGTGACCGGCCAGGTCCAGGTGCCCAACGGGGGTCCCCTGGTGTGGGCGATGCGCCGTCCGACCGCCGCCGGCGAGCGGGTGTAAGGGCCGCCGGCCCGGGTAGCCGCCGGGGATGGAGCTGGTCGAGGAGTCGCCGTACCGCTTCCGGATCGACCGGCACGACCCGATGCGGGTGCCGGGGGTGGTCTTCGCGTCCCGGTCCCTGCTGCCCGACGCCGGGGAGGACAAGGCGCTGGAGCAGGTCGCGAACGTCGCCACGCTGCCCGGCATCGTCGACGCCTCGTACGCCATGCCGGACGTGCACTGGGGCTACGGGTTCCCGATCGGCGGCGTGGCCGCCACCGACGTCGCGCACGGCGGCGTGGTCTCGCCCGGCGGGGTGGGCTTCGACATCTCCTGCGGCGTCCGGCTGCTCGCCGCCGACCTGGACCGCGACGGGCTGCGGCCCCGGCTGGACGCGCTGATGGACGGCCTGGGCGAGGCCACCCCGAGAGGGATGGGCAAGGGCGCGGTGTGGCACCTGTCGACCCGTGCGGAACTCGACGCGGTGCTGCGCGGCGGTTCCCGGTACGCCGTCGAGCGCGGCTTCGGCGTCGAACGGGACCTGCACCGCTGCGAGGACACCGGCGCCGTCGACGACGCCGATCCGGCGCAGGTCAGCGAGCGGGCGATCGAGCGCGGCGCCCGGCAGGTCGGCAGCCTCGGCTCCGGCAACCACTTCCTGGAGGTGCAGGCCGTCGAGGAGGTCTACGACGACACCGCGGCGACCGCCTTCGGGCTGCGCCCCGGCCAGGTCTGCGTGATGGTCCACTGCGGGTCCCGGGGGCTGGGCCACCAGATCTGCACCGACCATGTGCGCACGATGGAGAAGGTGATGGACCGGTACGGCATCCACGTGCCGGACCGCCAGCTCGCCTGCGCCCCGGTCGCTTCCCACGAGGGCCGCGCCTACCTGGGCGCGATGGCCGCTGCCGCCAACTACGCCCGGGCGAACCGGCAGCTGCTGGCCGACGCCGCCCGGAAGGTCTTCGCCCGGGTCACCGGCAGCCGGCTGGACCTGGTCTACGACATCTCGCACAACCTCGCGAAGATCGAGACGCACGACGTCGACGGCGAGCGGCGCGCGCTGTGCGTGCACCGCAAGGGCGCCACCCGCGCGTTGCCGCCCGGACACGACGACCTGCCCGACGACCTGCGGGACGTGGGCCAGCCGGTGCTGATCCCCGGCTCCATGGGCACCGGCTCGTACGTGCTCACCGGCGTGCCGGGGGCACCCGCGTTCGCCTCCACCTGTCACGGGGCCGGGCGGGTGCAGAGCCGCAAGCAGGCCGTGCGCTCGGAGCACGGGCTGGACCCGCGCGCCCAGTTGAAGGCGCGGGACATCGCGGTGCGGGGCGCGTCCCGGCGCGGCCTGGCCGAGGAGATGCCGGCGGCGTACAAGGACGTCTCGGCGGTGGTGGCCGCCGCCGAGAGGGCCGGGCTGTGCCGGCGGGTGGCCCGGCTGGTGCCGCTCGGCGTGGTGAAGGGCTGAGCGGCGGCTCACACGTCCAGCGTCACCGCGCAGGACCAGCCCTCGCCGTCGCCAGAGCCGAAGCGCAGCTCGTGCAGGGAGACGGCCTTCGGCACCGCGCCGACCAGCTCGACGGCGTCGGTGTCCGCCGTGCGCCAGCGCACCACAAGCCCGCCCGCGCCGTCGTCGGCCACGTCGGTGTGCAGCGGCAGTTCGCCCGCCGTCTCCATCCGGAAGATCACCTCGTCGAGTACGCCCACCAGCAGGTCCGCGTCGTCGCCGGCCGGCGCGCGGAACTCCCGCTGCGGGCCCGGGGACGCCCCGGCCGGGTCGACGAACGTGCCGACCAGCGCGGCGACCGCCTCGGCGACGCACTCCTCCCGGGTGGGCGCCCACGCCTCGAAGCGGACGTCGGCGGTGTGCGGCAGGCGGCGGTGCCCCCGCCCGGGTCGTCGCTGCATGCCCCGATCCTCCGGCACCCGGCGCCGCGCGACGGCGGGTTCAGTTCAGGCCGAGCCGGGCGATGGGCTCGACGAGCTCGCGTTCCTCGTAGGCGAGGTGGGACAGCAGCGTGTCGCTGAGCAGGTCGACCGCCGCACGGAGCTCGGCCATCCCGTCGGAGACGGAGACGAACGCGACGAGGGCGCGGTCGACCCGTTCCAGGACGTCGTGGATCGCGTGGTGCTCCTGTTCCAGCCGGTCCAGCACCGGGGCGAGGCGGGCATCACCGTGCCGCAGGTGCGGGAAGATCCCCCGATCCTCCAGGGTGTGGTGGGTGGTGACCGCCCGGCAGTACGACTCGCAGTACGTGCCCAGGGTCCACTTGTTCTGCCGAATGGTCATGGTGTTGATGTGTGAGCGGGCCGTCCCCGCGTCGACCAGCCCGGCACCCACCTGCTCGACCAGGTCGTACAGCCGGGTCAGTTCGGCGCGCAGGCCGTCGTGCACGTCGACGAGGTGCTGGGCGCCGGCCTGGTCGTGCGGGGTGTAGGTGCGCGCGGGGTCCGGCGCGGGGCCGGTGGGCCGGGTGGTTTCGTCCCAGACCCGGATCGCGCTGCGGCGAACGCCGTCGTCGGGTGTCGGAACGACGGCGAAGGCCCCCGCCCCGGCGAGCCGGCCGGAGCCGCCCGGTGACCCCGCAGTGGCGCTCGTCGGCACGCCGGCGCGGGTCCCGCCGGGCGTGCCGCCGGTGGCCGTGCGGGCGCCACCGGTCCCGCCGGGCACGGTGTCGGCGGCGCGTTCGCCCGCCACGAGTTCGCGTACGGCGGGGGCCACCTCGGCGGCGAAGCGCCGCAGGTCCTCGGGGTCGTCGCTGCCCAGGACGAAGGTGCTGATCCCGTCGCTGAGCGCGAGGTCGGCCAGTTCCTCCGCCCACTGCTCGGCGGGCCCGTCCAGCGGTCCCCGGCCGACGGCGGCGAAGCGGCCGGTGATGTTGAGCAGGCGACGCACGTCGGCCGGGTCCCGACCGGCCTGCCGCGCGGCGTCGTCGATGATCGTGTTGCCCCGGTCGAGGTCGCCGGGTTGCAGGTAGCTCAGCGAGGGCAGCCACCCGTCGGCCCGTTGCCCGGTCAGCGCCAGCATCCGCGGCTTGTACGCGCCGAGCCAGATGCCCACGTCGTGGGCGGGCGCGGGGCCCCGCTTCGCGCCGACCACCCGGTGGAACTCGCCGTCGACCCGGACGCCGCCGCGCGCGTCGACGTCCCAGACCTGGCGGATGACGTCGATCGCCTCGGCGAGGGCCCGTACGCCCTGCCCGGGGGAGAGTCGGCGCCCGCCCATCGCCTCGATGGCCTCCCAGAACGCGCCCGCGCCCAGGCCGAGTTCCACCCGGCCGCCGCTGAGCAGGTCGAGGCTCGCCACGCTGCGGGCGAGGACGGCCGGCGGACGCAGCGGCAGGTTCGTCACGTTGGCGGCCAGCCGCACCGAGCCGGTCCGCGCCGCCACGAAGCTCATCAGCGTCCACGTGTCGAGGAACGCGGGCTGGTAGGGGTGGTCCTGGAAGGTGACCAGGTCGAACCCGACCTGCTCGGCCAGCATGGCGAGGCCCACCACCCGCCCGGGTTCGGCGTTGCCGGGCGTCAGGAACGCCCCGAAGGTCAGCGGGTGGCCGTAGTCGCTCATGTCAGCACTCCTTTCCGCTCCGCAGCCTCTCACGCGGGTCAGGGCGGTCCCTGAGCCGTCCCCGAAAACCGGCCCGGACGCCACCCGCGGGCGCGACCGGAGAGGGTGCCTGGCCGTACGGTCGGCGGGTGCGGATCACGAAGTTCACCCACTCCTGTGTCCGGCTGGAACACGACGGCGGTGTGTTGGTCATCGACCCGGGCACCTGGAGCGAGCCGCGGGCCCTGGCCGGCGCGGACGCCGTGCTGGTCACCCACGAGCACACCGACCACGTGGACGTGCTCCGGTTGGCGGGTCTCGGCGTGCCGGTCTTCGCGCCGGAGGGCGCCGTGCTGCCCGACCTGGCGCCGCTGCCCGTGACCAGGGTCGACGCCGGTCGACGGTTCACCGCTGCCGGCCTCACCGTGACCGCGCTCGGCGGCCGGCACGCCACCATCCACGGCGGCCAGCCCGACTGCGCCAACCTGGGCTACCTGGTCGGCGACGCCGTCTACCACCCGGGCGACTCCCTGCACCGACCGGACCGGCCAGTCGAGACGCTGCTGGTTCCGGCGCAGGCGTCCTGGCTGAAGCTCACCGAGGCGATCGACTTCGCCAACGCCGTCGGGGCCGAGCGGGTGTTCCCGATTCACGACGCCCAGCTCAACAATCGGGGCCTGACCAGCGTGAACGGCTGGTTCGCCGAGACGGTGCCCGGCTACCGCCACCTGACGCCGGGGGAGTCCGCCTGACCGTGCGGCGGCCCGCGGGGGCCTGCACCGCCACCGGGCGTGTCGTCCGCGGACCGACTGCTATACGGTCGATGGGTGAGGGTCGAAGAACACTGGTGGAACGGCGACACGTCCCGGCGTGGGCGTCGGGACGTTTACATCCGCACTGACGGGCAGCGTTGGGACGTGCAGGTACGGATCGGCGGTGAG
This window harbors:
- a CDS encoding sialidase family protein gives rise to the protein MKRRRRHLLAGLAVGALVVSTGLVGIHFAGAEVPVPAAAAGDGEMPGALGAHMERLRQAVPGSDGMSPDGPGNAAQQEFLERAYPANTISIAQIDRSKSAYSAAERRAGGSRGWTNIGPSEALYPFTEFRNASNYVPNAYVAGGRVTSIDIAPDCNALLCRAYVTPAGGGVWGTLNVLAAEPKWFYLGGPLGINAAGSVKIDRNDKTGLTIYVGTGEANTCASGCVAGVGLYKSTNGGVTWKGPLGKDALAGKGIGEITIKPGDPRTLYVATTTALRGMSGACCTGVTRPVPDAEKWGLYKSTDGGANWRFIHNGSADATQCTGSAAEYGNTTTCSPRGVRYVKLDPRDANTVYASSYARGVWRSADGGATWTQIKPSLNPAVFQTRAAIDVTALPNGKTRMYVYEGNLGNPYSRLLRSDDVAGGVPAFTDLSSANPADPGYATYNQCTGQCWYDVFVHTPAGHPDIVYTGGSYVYGETVAHKRAVVLSTDAGVSGTDMTFDGTDEVHPNGLHPDQHALVTNPRNPYQFFEANDGGVMRSSGQFVDRSAWCDNPDRNLATDAQKNRCRQMLSRIPSKLDGINNGMNTLQFISLSASPHDHRLLQGGTQDNGTWENKGERRRWVNTMIGDGGASGFDVGRPEFRFHTFYDASPEVNFNNGDVGSWISISDPVFGQPGTLFYAPVMSDPKVSGTIFAGTARTVYRTKTFGLGDRSLAEADRICNTWTGTFEAQCGDFAPLGTVNLTDAGWGDRAGGAVSVIERVGTDSATAYAATSTGRVFVSRNVDAEPASAVTWTRIDTAATPNRFVTGIHVDPADPARAWVSYSGFNSNTPATLGHAFEVKLAGAGTTWTDRSYDFGDQPITDLVRDDVTGDLYAATDFGVLRLARGATSWVKAARGMPNVEVAGLTIVPGERVLYAASHGLGAWQLTL
- a CDS encoding carbohydrate ABC transporter permease; translated protein: MRGRVRGPAPLPEAAGRVWRTLGAAFVLLVFVPPLLLLVSGSFTEPGLPPPPTPQLVPEPVSTTGYEQAVELGGLLRASLNSVLVALVAVPLSVLVASLAGFALARVAPRVTGVVAAASLVALMVPATALLVPRFAIFRMLGLTDTLVPLVAPALLGTSPLYVLVYYLAFRALPAELYDACLVEDLSPARTWWRVALPLVRPVTAGLTALTFVLTWSNFLDPLVYVYDRDLFTLPLALRSLSVLDPTNFPVFLAGAVLATVPALAVFVLAQRRFLHHDDPTGRD
- a CDS encoding ABC transporter substrate-binding protein, translated to MRPKALLALLLTAVLAVAGCGSGSGSSGDGPVRLLVFGAPEELAAYRTLVEAYEKARPGSDVQLVEASDRKDLLARLATSVAGGAPPDLFLMNYRFYGQFAAKDVIEPLDDRLAASQAVDPADYYPVAWDAFRWKDRQLCLPQNVSSLAVYYNRTLFAKYGVPEPRAGWTWNDLLTTATAMTRDSRGVVVKATESEGAALRPAVHGLGVEPSIIRLAPFVWSAGGEIVDDPAKPTRLTLDTPAAREALKNLVDLRLAYGVVPTDEEVEAEDDESRFANGRLAMLMSSRRSTTTFRSITGFEWDVAPLPVYREQVGVLHSDAYCMTRGAKRKDAAWRFLEFAIAEEGQRIIAATGRTVPSHIGVSQSPAFLGPAQPPRSAKVFLDAIPTVRTLPTVSTWPEIEDVTYGILENAMHRGDRLDDVIRDLDRQTRPIFARGEHG
- a CDS encoding ABC transporter ATP-binding protein, coding for MSGSGLALAGVSAAYRGSTVLHEVDLTVARGELLVVLGPSGAGKSTVLRVVAGLEPVTAGRIRIAGRDVTAERPGRRNVSMVFQSYALFPHLTVVENIAFGLEVRDTPRPVARERARAAAETVGCDTLLDRRPGQLSGGERQRVALARALVREPDVFLLDEPLSNLDLALRVQMRAELRALHDRLGATMVHVTHDQTEALVLADRIAVLRDGRIEQVGTPDEIWRTPATTFVARFVGSPAMNLLPAHGPVRPTGTAPPGATVTESGRLEIGFRPEAVTLGPADGAEASVDRVEVVGEDAYAYLTVAGGHSVVARVPAVRRPERGAALRVGVRWRDVHVFHSGSGRRYAP
- a CDS encoding carbohydrate ABC transporter permease, which translates into the protein MLAPYLVGLVGLVLLPAAVTLALAFTEYDLLRPPRWVGLDNFAALLADPVFRVSLTNSLVFALVAVPLRVLFALGLALLLHRRAVGVGSARTAAVLPTAVPEIAYGLLWLWLLNPLYGPVNQLLRTGGENGLTALGRTPPQWLTDPTDARAAIILMSLFTIGETFVVLLAARRALPRDVYEMAAIEDATGWDVFRRVTLPLMAPVLGLLAVRDAIQSLHFSFVPAFVVTDGGPPPYATTYLSLFVYRTGFEYLRYGYAAAATLVMILLTVAAVLVQWRLIRRYRAFYRL
- a CDS encoding GNAT family N-acetyltransferase, which codes for MEFEVRRIGPESTAEAAAVLADAFDGYPWMAWTVAADRHRERLEAMFTGTVDAVGLPYGDVWAAVDPDGRPAAVAVWLRPDRPVPDELWAGVEARNAELAGDRYPAMRAAEAACASLRSAEPAFLLATVGVRRADQGRGLGARVLGPGLVEADRAGLPAVLETTSEPNVRFYRRLGFAVTGQVQVPNGGPLVWAMRRPTAAGERV
- a CDS encoding RtcB family protein, coding for MELVEESPYRFRIDRHDPMRVPGVVFASRSLLPDAGEDKALEQVANVATLPGIVDASYAMPDVHWGYGFPIGGVAATDVAHGGVVSPGGVGFDISCGVRLLAADLDRDGLRPRLDALMDGLGEATPRGMGKGAVWHLSTRAELDAVLRGGSRYAVERGFGVERDLHRCEDTGAVDDADPAQVSERAIERGARQVGSLGSGNHFLEVQAVEEVYDDTAATAFGLRPGQVCVMVHCGSRGLGHQICTDHVRTMEKVMDRYGIHVPDRQLACAPVASHEGRAYLGAMAAAANYARANRQLLADAARKVFARVTGSRLDLVYDISHNLAKIETHDVDGERRALCVHRKGATRALPPGHDDLPDDLRDVGQPVLIPGSMGTGSYVLTGVPGAPAFASTCHGAGRVQSRKQAVRSEHGLDPRAQLKARDIAVRGASRRGLAEEMPAAYKDVSAVVAAAERAGLCRRVARLVPLGVVKG
- a CDS encoding archease: MQRRPGRGHRRLPHTADVRFEAWAPTREECVAEAVAALVGTFVDPAGASPGPQREFRAPAGDDADLLVGVLDEVIFRMETAGELPLHTDVADDGAGGLVVRWRTADTDAVELVGAVPKAVSLHELRFGSGDGEGWSCAVTLDV